A single Triticum dicoccoides isolate Atlit2015 ecotype Zavitan chromosome 2A, WEW_v2.0, whole genome shotgun sequence DNA region contains:
- the LOC119353955 gene encoding tubulin alpha-1 chain — protein sequence MREIISIHIGQAGIQVGNACWELYCLEHGIQQDGTMPSDTTVGVAHDAFNTFFSETGAGKHVPRAIFVDLEPTVIDEVRTGAYRQLFHPEQLISGKEDAANNFARGHYTVGKEIVDLCLDRVRKLADNCTGLQGFLVFNAVGGGTGSGLGSLLLERLSVDYGKKSKLGFTIYPSPQVSTAVVEPYNSVLSTHSLLEHTDVAVLLDNEAIYDICRRSLDIERPTYTNLNRLISQIISSLTTSLRFDGAINVDVTEFQTNLVPYPRIHFMLSSYAPVISAEKAYHEQLSVPEITNAVFEPSSMMAKCDPRHGKYMACCLMYRGDVVPKDVNAAVATIKTKRTVQFVDWCPTGFKCGINYQPPSVVPGGDLAKVQRAVCMISNNTAVAEVFSRIDHKFDLMYAKRAFVHWYVGEGMEEGEFSEAREDLAALEKDYEEVGAEGADDEGDEGDDY from the exons ATGAGGGAGATCATCAGCATCCACATCGGCCAGGCCGGGATCCAGGTCGGCAACGCCTGCTGGGAGCTCTACTGCCTCGAGCACGGCATCCAGCAGGATGGCACCATGCCCAG TGATACCACGGTCGGGGTTGCACACGATGCGTTCAACACGTTCTTCAGTGAGACCGGTGCGGGCAAGCATGTGCCGAGGGCCATCTTTGTCGACCTTGAGCCCACTGTCATCGATGAGGTGCGCACCGGTGCGTACCGCCAGCTCTTCCACCCGGAGCAGCTCATCTCTGGCAAGGAGGATGCCGCTAACAACTTCGCCCGTGGCCACTACACTG TTGGAAAGGAGATTGTAGATCTATGTCTGGATCGTGTACGCAAATTGGCAGACAATTGCACCGGGCTGCAGGGATTCTTGGTGTTCAATGCTGTCGGTGGTGGAACTGGATCAGGACTGGGCTCTCTGTTGTTGGAGCGCCTCTCGGTTGATTATGGCAAGAAATCTAAGCTTGGTTTCACCATTTACCCTTCCCCGCAG GTCTCGACAGCTGTTGTGGAACCATACAACAGTGTCCTCTCCACTCACTCTTTGCTTGAGCACACCGACGTTGCGGTCCTCCTAGATAACGAGGCTATCTATGACATATGCCGGAGGTCTCTTGACATCGAGAGGCCAACCTACACCAACTTGAACAGGCTGATATCACAGATCATATCCTCACTTACCACCTCGCTGAGGTTCGATGGTGCCATCAATGTGGATGTCACAGAGTTCCAGACCAACCTCGTCCCTTACCCACGTATCCATTTCATGCTTTCGTCGTATGCCCCTGTTATCTCTGCCGAGAAGGCTTACCATGAGCAGCTCTCTGTGCCTGAAATCACCAATGCTGTCTTTGAGCCCTCAAGCATGATGGCCAAGTGTGACCCTAGGCATGGCAAATATATGGCCTGCTGCTTGATGTACCGTGGTGATGTTGTTCCCAAGGACGTCAATGCCGCAGTCGCAACCATCAAAACCAAGAGAACTGTCCAGTTCGTCGACTG GTGCCCTACCGGGTTCAAGTGTGGCATCAACTACCAGCCACCCTCCGTTGTCCCCGGCGGCGACCTGGCAAAGGTTCAGCGGGCCGTGTGCATGATCAGCAACAACACTGCCGTTGCCGAAGTGTTCTCGCGCATCGACCACAAGTTCGACTTGATGTACGCCAAGCGCGCGTTCGTGCACTGGTACGTCGGCGAGGGCATGGAGGAAGGTGAGTTCTCGGAGGCCCGTGAGGACTTGGCCGCTCTCGAGAAGGACTACGAGGAGGTTGGCGCCGAAGGCGCAGACGATGAGGGCGACGAGGGGGATGACTACTAA